A genomic window from Triticum urartu cultivar G1812 chromosome 7, Tu2.1, whole genome shotgun sequence includes:
- the LOC125525702 gene encoding uncharacterized protein LOC125525702, with amino-acid sequence MTTTMTTTISFSTILFILLSVAITAQTNDSGSGMARVTNLMVEACKNASSYHRELKTITHEFCLSTLRSDNRSVEAKDHLELVLVAIDILKGRLTTANHNIEKMLEKAKNGTVPMRDLSTCKVYYDTTMRIVNICDDMVKDFRGDKGRLKSFELPRCVDRAGYPVDECWFGLQYDMPWADALMSENREIDMVVNLDYAFLAPYDVSD; translated from the coding sequence ATGACAACAACAATGACGACCACCATCAGCTTCTCTACCATTCTATTCATCTTGCTTTCTGTGGCAATCACTGCTCAAACCAATGACTCTGGTAGTGGCATGGCGAGGGTGACCAACCTCATGGTGGAAGCATGCAAGAATGCCTCAAGCTATCATCGTGAGCTTAAAACTATCACACATGAATTTTGCTTGTCGACCCTCCGGTCAGACAATAGGAGTGTGGAGGCAAAGGACCACCTTGAACTGGTGCTAGTTGCCATCGACATCCTTAAAGGCCGCCTCACCACTGCCAATCACAACATTGAGAAAATGCTAGAAAAAGCAAAGAATGGCACGGTGCCAATGCGCGATCTTAGTACTTGCAAGGTGTACTATGATACAACAATGAGAATCGTCAATATATGTGATGACATGGTCAAAGATTTCCGCGGAGATAAGGGCAGGCTAAAGTCCTTTGAGCTTCCTCGTTGTGTTGACAGAGCGGGCTACCCAGTTGACGAGTGCTGGTTCGGTCTTCAATACGATATGCCATGGGCGGATGCATTGATGAGTGAAAATCGTGAGATTGACATGGTGGTCAACCTCGACTATGCCTTCCTAGCACCATATGATGTCAGTGATTAA